Proteins encoded in a region of the Ciona intestinalis chromosome 6, KH, whole genome shotgun sequence genome:
- the LOC100187158 gene encoding fibrillin-2, translated as MARLILWLAILSVSYYDISAMIQSDPMTMTSQNILNQVSYRNPIVGIQNVPDSCNDTCRISVLHNLWTLVSQGIANTKGSDIFRNVVLVGDYNECLNSVGNTCHAKAYCTNLIGSYKCTCWSGYRDADTNQKPGRTCQDINECSENSHNCHAGSALCVNTIGSYQCQCKSGFSGDGRVCHDINECEAGLHQCDANALCQNIHGKYNCICKDGFSGSGLVCTDINECTSGTSHCDRDATCFNTIGGHTCACKTGFSGNGQWCSDMNECLLSSTCSSISGSVCRNTHGAFVCECSSGYKMQENAGVKSCVDKNECTDGTANCHTGSNCVNSPGSYKCQCPTGTYSTGSACADINECNGGSVCTAANTVCVNTQGSHNCSCKTGYFKNAGENCVQIVATCTTACSANAVCIGANTCACKNGYTGNGQTCTDINECQAAVSPCPAHSTCSNSDGSYTCTCNSGYKLENHVCVDHNECSTAGVCGVFGTCTNTAGGHTCTCSSGYSVVGGICVDTNECQSNPCHSNGRCTNSPGSYTCQCNAGYQGNGYTCTDINECKVGQKCASNAKCTNTPGSYTCTCNSGYNGDGVTCTDINECSNSATCGSNGICSNTVGSFICRCNSGYNLNVAANSCVDTDECTAGTHRCPAGITCSNVPGGYTCLCRSGWSWDSVRLTCVDINECSVANTCTDPKAVCVNLEGSHKCVCRSGYTASSSGACVDANECELKADVCQGFNSECMNTEGGYKCSCPAGHHGIKSFCVPSQQQCGSVTKCHSHATCTNEAGQSKCKCNTGYFGSGEMCFAKQTACQAGIAPTDQCSASTKVTFSIFLSLLLLIFTLFCTESV; from the exons ATGGCGAGGCTGATTTTATGGCTGGCTATTCTGTCGGTCAGTTATTATGATATCTCAG CCATGATCCAAAGCGACCCAATGACGATGACGTCCCAAAACATTCTCAACCAAGTATCATACCGTAACCCAATTGTTGGAATACAAAACGTGCCTGACAGCTGCAATGACACATGCCGAATTAGTGTCCTGCATAATCTATGGACATTGGTCAGCCAGGGAATCGCGAATACTAAAGGCTCTGATATATTCCGTAACGTAGTACTTGTTGGGG ACTACAACGAATGCCTCAATTCTGTCGGTAACACATGCCATGCGAAGGCCTATTGCACAAACTTGATTGGAAGTTATAAATGCACATGTTGGTCCGGTTACAGAGACGCGGACACAAACCAAAAACCCGGAAGAACTTGCCAAG ATATCAATGAGTGTTCTGAAAATTCTCATAACTGCCACGCTGGATCTGCCTTATGCGTTAACACCATTGGCTCATACCAATGCCAGTGTAAGAGTGGTTTCAGTGGAGATGGAAGAGTATGCCATGATATAAACGAGTGTGAAGCAG GACTACACCAATGTGATGCCAATGCTTTGTGCCAAAACATACATGGAAAATACAATTGCATATGCAAAGATGGCTTCAGTGGTTCTGGCTTGGTCTGTActgatataaatgaatgtacatCTGGTACAAGCCATTGTGACAGAGACGCTACATGCTTTAACACCATAG GTGGACACACTTGTGCTTGCAAAACTGGTTTCAGCGGGAATGGGCAATGGTGTAgtgatatgaatgaatgtctCCTATCAAGTACATGCTCTAGTATATCTGGTAGTGTCTGCAggaacacacatggtgcatttgTGTGCGAATGTAGCTCTGGATATAAAATG CAAGAAAATGCTGGTGTAAAGTCATGTGTAGATAAGAATGAATGCACAGATGGTACTGCTAATTGTCACACTGGTTCAAACTGTGTCAACTCACCGGGGAGTTATAAATGTCAGTGTCCAACTGGCACTTACAGTACTGGTTCAGCATGTGCggatataaatgaatgtaatgggGGATCAGTTTGTACTGCTGCTAATACAGTGTGTGTTAATACTCAA ggtAGCCACAATTGCTCATGCAAAACTGGCTACTTCAAAAATGCAGGTGAAAATTGTGTACAGATTGTAGCAACTTGTACCACTGCGTGTTCTGCCAATGCTGTATGTATTGGGGCCAATACTTGTGCTTGTAAAAATG GGTACACTGGCAATGGTCAAACATGTActgatataaatgaatgtcaaGCTGCAGTTAGCCCTTGCCCTGCCCATTCTACATGCAGTAATAGTGATGGAAGTTATACATGTACTTGTAATTCTGGCTACAAGCTTGAGAATCATGTCTGTGTGGACCATAATGAATGTTCCACTGCTGGAGTTTGCGGTGTGTTTGGTACATGCACAAATACTGCAG GTGGTCACACATGTACATGTAGCAGCGGGTACAGTGTTGTAGGTGGTATATGTGTTGATACTAATGAATGTCAATCAAACCCATGCCATTCAAATGGAAGATGCACAAACAGTCCAGGAAGTTACACATGTCAATGTAATGCTGGATACCAAGGAAATGGGTACACATGTACTGATATTAATGAATGCAAAG ttggCCAGAAATGTGCAAGCAATGCGAAATGTACCAACACCCCAGGCTCATATACTTGTACATGCAACAGTGGGTATAATGGGGATGGAGTTACATGCACAGATATAAATGAATGCTCAAACTCAG CTACTTGTGGCTCAAATGGAATTTGCAGCAACACGGTGGGGTCTTTCATTTGTAGATGTAACTCTGGCTACAATCTTAACGTTGCTGCTAACTCCTGTGTTGATACTGATGAATGTACAGCTGGAACCCACCGTTGCCCAGCTGGTATTACATGCAGTAATGTACCAGGGGGGTACACCTGCCTCTGCAGATCAGGGTGGTCTTGGGACTCTGTCAGGTTGACATGCGTTGATATTAACGAATGCTCAGTGGCGAACACATGCACAGATCCTAAAGCTGTTTGTGTTAATTTAGAAGGAAGCCATAAATGTGTGTGTAGAAGTGGGTACACTGCAAGCTCCTCTGGGGCATGCGTAGACGCAAATGAATGCGAATTGAAGGCAGATGTCTGCCAGGGTTTTAACTCTGAGTGTATGAATACTGAAGGCGGTTACAAATGCTCTTGCCCTGCTGGCCACCATGGTATTAAATCCTTCTGTGTTCCATCTCAACAGCAATGTGGGTCGGTTACAAAGTGCCATTCGCATGCTACATGTACAAATGAAGCTGGGCAGTCCAAATGTAAATGTAACACAGGGTATTTCGGATCTGGTGAAATGTGCTTTGCTAAGCAAACAGCTTGCCAAGCTGGAATCGCCCCAACAGACCAATGCAGTGCTTCTACCAAAGTTACATTCTCTATATTCCTATCACTTCTACTTCTCATATTCACACTCTTCTGCACGGAATCTGTTTAA